A genomic region of Pseudochaenichthys georgianus chromosome 12, fPseGeo1.2, whole genome shotgun sequence contains the following coding sequences:
- the nnt gene encoding NAD(P) transhydrogenase, mitochondrial: MASLLRVVVASCSAPVFSGVSCTKLQRGGAIKSSCLRFFRTNQALGRCASPGIPYKQLTVGVPKEIFKNERRVAISPAGVQALIKQGFNVVVESGAGEPSKFQDEQYIQAGATIKDVKDVMASDVLVKVRAPIFNPELGAHEVDMMKESATLMSFIYPAQNPELLDLLSQKKATVLAMDQVPRVTIAQGYDALSSMANIAGYKAVVLAANNFGRFFTGQITAAGKVPPAKVLIIGGGVAGLAAAGSARSMGAIVRGFDTRAAALEQFKSLGAEPLELDFKESGEGQGGYAKEMSKEFIEAEMKLFAKQCQEVDIVITTALIPGRRAPILITKQMVESMKDGSVVVDLAAEAGGNIETIVPGELSVHKGVTHVGYTDLPSRLPTQSSTLYSNNITKLMRAISPDTENFYLNVKEEFDYGTMDHVVRGSVVMQDGRNLFPAPQPNNIPVAPPPKPKSIKELNKEKAAQISPFKARLTTAGAYTGGAATLLGLGLVAPNAAFTQIVTTFGLAGIVGYHTVWGVSPALHSPLMSVTNAISGLTAVGGLSLMSGGYAPSSTAGTLAVLAAFISSVNIAGGFLVTKKMLDMFKRPTDPPEHSYLYLLPAGVFVGGYGVALQSGYNIEQMMYLGSGLCCVGALAGLSNQKTSRLGNTLGMIGVAGGIAATLGALQPSLELLGQMSAAMAVGGTTGLVIAKKIQITELPQLVAAFHSLVGLAAVLTCVAEYMIEYPHFATDPAANFTKIIAYLGTFIGAITFSGSLVAYGKLNGVLSSSPLMLPGRHALNASLMAACVGGMVPYLLDPSYITGITCLGSVSALSAVMGVTLTSAIGGADMPVVITVLNSYSGWALCAEGFLLNNNLLTIVGALIGSSGAILSYIMCVAMNRSLANVILGGYGTTSTGTGKPMEIVGTHTEVNIDQTVEMIKDAQSIIITPGYGLCAAKAQYPIAELVKMLLEAGKNVRFGIHPVAGRMPGQLNVLLAEAGVPYDIVLEMEEINEDFAQTDLVMVIGANDTVNSASQEDPNSIIAGMPVLEVWKSKQVVVMKRSLGVGYAAVDNPIFYKPNTAMLLGDAKKTCDALQAKIREAQNE, translated from the exons ATGGCGAGTCTCCTTCGTGTTGTGGTGGCTAGCTGCTCAGCCCCTGTGTTCAGCGGCGTCTCCTGTACCAAGCTGCAGCGTGGCGGTGCTATCAAATCATCATGCCTTCGCTTTTTCAGGACCAATCAAGCTCTGGGGCGATGTGCCAGTCCAG GTATTCCCTACAAACAACTCACAGTGGGTGTACCTAAAGAGATCTTCAAGAATGAGCGTCGTGTGGCGATTTCTCCCGCTGGCGTGCAGGCTCTCATCAAGCAGGGCTTCAACGTGGTGGTGGAGTCGGGAGCTGGAGAGCCTTCCAAGTTCCAGGACGAACAGTACATCCAGGCTGGAGCAACAATTAAAGACGTCAAAGATGTCATGGCCTCTGATGTGCTGGTCAAG GTCCGTGCTCCCATTTTCAACCCTGAGCTGGGTGCCCATGAGGTGGACATGATGAAGGAGTCGGCCACTTTAATGAGCTTCATCTACCCGGCCCAGAACCCCGAGCTGCTGGACCTGCTGTCCCAGAAGAAGGCCACCGTCCTGGCTATGGACCAGGTACCCCGAGTCACCATCGCCCAGGGTTACGATGCACTGAGCTCCATGGCAAACATTGCAGG GTACAAGGCAGTTGTATTGGCAGCTAACAACTTTGGTCGCTTTTTCACTGGACAAATAACAGCAGCTGGGAAGGTGCCGCCTGCAAAG GTTCTGATCATCGGAGGTGGGGTGGCTGGACTGGCTGCAGCCGGTTCTGCCAGGTCCATGGGAGCAATCGTCAGAGGATTTGACACCAG AGCTGCGGCTTTGGAGCAGTTTAAATCTCTGGGCGCAGAGCCGCTGGAGTTGGACTTCAAGGAGTCAGGAGAGGGACAGGGAGGCTACGCCAAGGAAATGTCAAAGGAGTTCATCGAGGCTGAGATGAAGCTGTTTGCCAAGCAGTGTCAGGAGGTGGACATTGTCATCACCACGGCTCTTATCCCTG GTAGGCGTGCACCCATCCTGATCACCAAACAGATGGTAGAGAGCATGAAAGACGGGTCAGTGGTGGTGGACTTGGCTGCTGAGGCGGGAGGAAACATTGAGACTATAGTACCTGGAGAGCTGTCAGTTCACAAG GGAGTGACTCATGTTGGCTACACAGACCTGCCCAGCCGTTTGCCGACACAGTCCAGCACTCTGTACTCCAACAACATCACCAAGTTGATGAGGGCCATCAGCCCCGACACGGAGAACTTCTACCTGAACGTAAAGGAAGAGTTTGACTACGGCACCATGGATCACGTCGTCAGGGGATCCGTTGTTATGCAG GATGGAAGGAACCTGTTCCCCGCTCCCCAGCCTAACAATATACctgttgcacctcctcctaAACCCAAGTCTATCAAGGAACTGAATAAAGAGAAGGCTGCACAAATCTCCCCCTTTAAGGCTAGACTCACTACTGCTGGCGCGTACACTGGAG GTGCTGCCACCCTGCTGGGTCTGGGCCTAGTGGCTCCTAACGCCGCCTTCACTCAGATCGTCACCACCTTTGGTCTGGCTGGCATCGTGGGATACCACACAGTGTGGGGGGTCAGTCCTGCTCTGCACTCTCCCCTCATGTCTGTCACCAACGCTATCTCAG GTCTGACGGCTGTGGGTGGTCTGTCCCTGATGAGTGGGGGCTACGCTCCATCATCTACCGCTGGGACACTGGCCGTGCTGGCGGCCTTTATCTCCTCCGTCAACATCGCTG GTGGTTTCCTTGTAACAAAGAAGATGTTGGACATGTTCAAGCGTCCCACTGATCCTCCAGAGCACAGCTACCTCTATCTGCTTCCTGCTGGTGTCTTTGTCGGTGGCTATGGAGTTGCACTGCAATCTGGATACAACATTGAACAG atGATGTACTTGGGTTCAGGTCTGTGCTGTGTCGGCGCCCTGGCTGGCCTTTCCAACCAGAAAACATCCCGTCTGGGAAACACTCTGGGTATGATCGGAGTTGCGGGGGGTATCGCTGCGACTCTTGGTGCCCTCCAACCCAGTCTTGAGCTCCTGGGACAGATGAGTGCAGCCATGGCTGTCGGCGGTACTACTG GCCTGGTCATTGCTAAGAAGATCCAGATCACGGAGCTGCCCCAGCTGGTGGCGGCCTTCCACAGCCTGGTGGGTCTGGCTGCCGTGCTCACCTGCGTGGCAGAGTACATGATCGAGTACCCCCACTTCGCCACAGACCCTGCCGCCAACTTCACCAAGATAATCGCGTACCTCGGCACCTTCATCGGTGCAATCACCTTCAGTGGCTCTTTGGTGGCATATGGCAAACTAAACG GTGTTCTGAGCAGCTCTCCCCTGATGCTCCCTGGTCGCCATGCTCTGAACGCGTCTCTCATGGCAGCCTGTGTTGGCGGGATGGTTCCCTACCTGCTGGATCCCAGCTACATCACAGGCATCACCTGCCTCGGATCAGTCTCTGCTCTCTCCGCTGTCATG GGTGTCACCTTGACATCTGCGATCGGAGGCGCGGACATGCCGGTGGTTATCACCGTGCTGAACAGTTACTCAGGCTGGGCCCTGTGTGCCGAGGGCTTCCTGCTCAATAACAACCTGCTGACCATCGTCGGAGCTCTCATCGGGTCCTCTGGAGCCATTCTGTCATACATTATGTGTGTG GCCATGAATCGTTCCCTGGCTAACGTGATCCTGGGGGGCTACGGCACCACTTCTACCGGAACAGGAAAGCCCATGGAGATCGTCGGGACACACACAGAGGTCAACATTGATCAGACCGTCGAGATGATCAAAGACGCCCAGAGCATAATCATCACTCCAG GTTATGGACTCTGCGCTGCAAAGGCCCAGTACCCCATCGCTGAGCTGGTGAAGATGCTGTTAGAGGCTGGCAAGAACGTCAG GTTTGGTATTCACCCTGTGGCCGGCCGTATGCCCGGTCAGCTCAACGTGCTGTTGGCTGAAGCTGGTGTCCCATATGATATTGTCCTGGAAATGGAAGAGATTAATGAAGACTTCGCCC AAACGGACCTGGTCATGGTGATCGGTGCCAATGACACGGTGAACTCAGCCTCCCAGGAAGATCCCAACTCTATCATTGCTGGCATGCCGGTGCTGGAGGTCTGGAAGTCTAAGCAG GTGGTTGTGATGAAGCGTTCCCTGGGTGTGGGATACGCAGCTGTTGACAACCCCATCTTCTACAAGCCCAACACTGCGATGTTGCTAGGCGACGCCAAGAAGACTTGTGACGCGCTGCAGGCCAAGATCCGCGAGGCCCAGAACGAGTAA